CGCCGGGAGAGGAGTTCGTCCATGTCGTCGGGGCTGGGCACACCGGCGTGCGGCTGGAGCCGCTGGCCGTAGTCGCAGTTGTTGAGGAGGCCGAACTCCCGGCTGTTGATGAGTTCGTGCTCCTGGCGCTCACGGAGCGCCTCGACCGTGAGCCGCAACTGCTGCTCGGTCTGGTTCATCGGTTGGTTGTACAGGTCGGCTACACGGCTGTGCACCTTCAGTACGGTCTGGGCGACGCTGAGTTCGTACTCGCGTGGCGACGCGTCGTAGTCCACGAAGGTGTGCGGGACGAGTGCTTCCCCGACGTGGCCGGCGGAGAGGTCGATCGCCGCCTCGCCGTACTTGTTCGTCCGCTGCTGCGGGATGGCGAGCAGCCCGGCGAGGTGGTCGCGGAGGGTACCGACCCGCTCGGCGAGGTTGAGTACGTCGGCGCGGCTCAGCGTCAGCAGGGTGCAGGCGGTGGCCGCGCGGGTGGTGTACTCCCACTGCGCGTCGCCCTCCACCAGGGAGTGGTCTCCGAAGTACGAACCGTCCGCGAGGACTCCGAGCACCGTCTCGTCCCCGTAGGGGCCCGTGCCGATCTTCTCCACCCGGCCGTGGGCCAGCAGGTAGACCCGGTCCGCCGCGTCCCCCGAGGCGGCGATGACCTCCCCGGCGGCCACGTCGCGCTGTTCGCAGCGCCGGGCCAGTTCGGCGAGCGCCTCCTCGTCCGCGTAGTCGCGGAGCGCGGGCAGTTCGCCGAGCTCGGCGGGGATGACCGCGACCCGGTCGCCGGTCTGCACGAAGGTCACCCGGCCGTCTCCCACCGAGTAGCTGAGCCGACGGTTCACCCGGTACGTACCGCCCTGTACCTGCACCCACGGCAGCATCTTCAGCAGCCACCGGGAGGTGATCTCCTGCATCTGCGGCGCGGACTTGGTGGTCGTCGCGAGGTTCCTCGCAGCGGCAGTGCCGAGACTCTGCTGCGGCGTGCCCTGCGTGTCGCGAACCTCTTCACCAACGGACATCTGACGGGTCCTCTCGATCATGGGCTGAGCTGCGTGAAGAAGCCTTTCAGCACGGAGTGTCGCTACGCCATTACACAAAAGAGTGCGACTAAAAGGGGTGCGGGCGGGGCAGCACGGTCCCGCGATGCCTGCCGAGGCCGATAACTTGCATCTCAAATACCAGTTATCTAGGGTGCTCCCATGCGGCTGACGAGATTCACCGACGTGGCGCTGCGGGTGCTGATGCGCCTCGCCGTCACGAAGAACGGCGAGGCGCCGACCACCCGCGAGGTGGCGTCGGTCATGCGGGTGCCCTACACCCACACCGCCAAGGTGGTCGCCCGGCTCCAGCACCTCGGCCTGGTCGAGGCGCGCCGGGGACGCGGCGGCGGGCTCGCCCTCACCGGAGCCGGCCGCACCGCCTCGGTCGGCGGGCTCGTCCGCGAACTCGAAGGCGCGGGCGACGTGGTGGAGTGCGAGGGGGACACCCCCTGCCCGCTGCTCGCCGCCTGCCGGCTGCGCGGCGCCCTGCGCCGGGCCCAGGAGGCGTTCTTCACGGAGCTCGACCCCCTCACCGTCACCGATCTCGTCGCCTCGCCCACCGGGCCGCTGCTCATCGGCCTCGGCGCCGGCCCCGCGGACACCGGCTGAACGGCGCCCGGAGCGCACGGACGGCGCGGACCGCACCACCCCGGCCGGGTACGCGCCCTCGTGGGCCGCACCGGATTCACCCGTACCAAGAAATACGCATCTCGCATACCAATTCAACGTCCGAGGAGTCCCGATGCTCTCCGAGCAGTCGACCGCCACCGTCCGCGCCGCCCTCCCCGCCGTCGGGGCCGCCATCGGGGACATCGCCGGTCTCTTCTACCAGAAGCTCTTCGCCGCCCACCCCGAGCTGCTGCGGGACTTCTTCAACCGGGGCAACCAGGCCGCCGCCACCCAGCAGCGCGCCCTCGCGGGCTCGGTCGCCGCCTTCGCGACGATGCTGGTCGAACACCCGGACACCCGACCCGACGTGATGCTGAGCCGGATCGCCCACAAGCACGCCTCCCTCGGCGTCACGGCCGGGCAGTACGAGGTGGTCCACACGCACCTCTTCGCCGCCGTCGCGGAGGTACTGGGCGACGCGGTCACCCCGGAGGTCGCCGCCGCCTGGGACGAGGTCTACTGGCTGATGGCCAACGCCCTGATCGCCGTCGAGGACCGTCTCTACGCGGAACGCGGCGTCGCCGCCGGCCAGGTCTGGCAGGAGTGGGAGGTGGCGGGGCGCACGGAGGAGACCGCCGACGTCACCACCTTCACGCTCCGCCCCGCCGACGGCACCCCGGCCCCCGCCTTCCGGCCCGGCCAGTACGTCTCCGTACAGGTGGAACTCCCGGACGGCGCGCACCAGATACGCCAGTACAGCCTCTCCGGCGCCCCGGGCGCGCCGGTGCGCTCGATCACCGTCAAGCGGGTGCACGGCGGCGACGGGCCGGACGGCGAGGTCTCCGCGCACCTGCACGCGCACGCCCGCCCCGGCGACCGGCTGCGCGTCTCGCTGCCGTACGGCGACCTGACGCTCGGCGCGTCCGCCGGGGCGGAGCCGGCCGCCCCGCTGCTGCTCGCCTCGGCGGGGATCGGCTGCACCCCGATGCTGTCGTTCCTGGAGCACCTCGCGGCCACCGGCCACGACGCCCCGGTCACGGTGGTGCACGGTGACCGCTTCCCCGCCGACCACGCCCTGCGGGCCGACCACGCACGGCTGACCGCCGGACTCAAGGCCGGCGCCGCGCACTTCTGGTACGAGCACCCCGAGGCCGGTCACCCCACCGAGCGCACCGGACTGGTCGATCTGGGCGGACTGACCGTCGCCCCCGGCACCCACGCCTACCTCTGCGGCCCGCTGCCCTTCATGCGCGCCGTGCGTACGCAGCTGCTGGCCAAGGGGGTACCGGCGGCGGACATCCACTACGAGGTGTTCGGCCCGGACCTCTGGCTCGCCCAGGACTGAGACGCGCGGCGGGGGCGGCGACACTGGAGGGATGAGCCCGACCGACCCGCCCGCCGACCCCGCCGCCCCCACCGGCCCGGCCCCCACCGCCGCGGACCCCGCGTCCGTACTCCGCCCCCGGCTGCCCTCCCCGCTGGTGGCGGCGCCCGACGAGCGGTTCGGGCGGCACGGGGTGACCCTGCTGCTCAAGCGGGACGACCTGATCCACCCGGACCTGCCGGGCAACAAGTGGCGCAAGCTGGCGCCCAACCTCGCGGAGGGCGCCGGACGCCCGGTGCTGACCTTCGGCGGGGCGTACTCGAACCATCTGCGGGCGACCGCCGCCGCCGGGCGGCTGCTGGGCTTCGCCACCATCGGGGTCGTACGCGGCGACGAGCTGGCCGGCCGCCCGCTGAACCCCTCGCTGGCCCGGTGCGCGGCGGACGGGATGCGGCTGCACTTCGTGGACCGGGGGACGTACCGCGCGAAGGACGAGCCGCGGGTGCTGGCGGCGTTGCTGGACCGTTTCGGGGACGTGCGGGTCATCCCGGAGGGCGGCAGCAACGCGCGGGCCGCACAGGGCTGTACGGAGCTCGGGCGCGAGCTGCGGGGGCGCACCGAGGTCGCCGCCGTGGCCTGCGGCACCGGGGGCACCCTGGCGGGCCTGGCGGCCGGTCTGGACCCGGGCGGGCGCGCCCTCGGCGTCGCGGTGCTGCGCGGCGGCTTCCTGTCCGACGCCGTGCGCGACCTCCAGCGCGACGCGTTCGGCGGCCCGGCCGGGCGGTGGTCGGTGGAGGACCGGTTCACCTTCGGCGGGTACGCCCGTACGACGCCGGAACTCCACGCGTTCGCCGACGACTTCGAGGACCGGCACCAACTGCCGGTCGAGCGGATCTACGTGGCGAAGCTGCTGTTCGCGCTGACCGCGCTGGCCGGGGAGGGCGCGTTCGCCCCGGGCACCCGGGTGACCGCGGTGATCACCGGGCGCCCGGAGGCGGAACCGGGGGCGTGACGTCCGCCGGGACTCAGCCGGCGTCCGACTCGCGGTAGGCGGCGGCCTCTTCGAGGTCGAGGCGGCGCAGCAGGGTGCGCAGCATCTCGTCGTCGATGCGGCGGTCGTCCCGGAGGCGTACGAAGACCTCGCGCTCGGCCTCGATCATGTCGCGGGACAGTCGGCGGTAGGTGTCGTCGGCGGACTCGCCGGTGAGCGGGTTGGCGGCGCCGAGGCGTTCCCAGACGGCGTTGCGGCGGCGCTCCATGACGGTGCGCAGCCGGTCGGCGAGGGGTTCGGGGAGGCTGTTGCGCTGGTCCGAGAGCAGGTCGTCCAGCCGCTGTTCGGCCGCCGTGGACGCCTCGCTCTGGGCTTGCGCCTCGGCGAGGGTCTGCGCCTGCGGGTCGGGTCCTGGCAGCTTCAGCAGGCGCACCAGCAGGGGCAGGGAGAGGCCCTGGACGACCAGGGTGCCGATGACGGTGGTGAAGGTCAGGAAGAGCACCAGGTTGCGGGCGGGGAAGGGCTCGCCGTCGTGCATGGTCATCGGGATGGAGAAGGCGATGGCGAGGGAGACGACTCCGCGCATCCCGGCCCAGCCGACGATCAGCGGGGAGGTCCAGTTGGTCTCGGGTTCGCGTGCGCGGATGCGGGCGGAGAGGGCGCGGGGCAGGTAGGTGGAGGGGTAGACCCAGAGGAAGCGGACCACCACGACCGCGACGAACACGGCGACGGAGTACCGCAGGGCGTCCCACACCGCATAGGTGCCCAGCCCCTTCAGCACGAAGGGCATCTGGAGCCCGATGAGGGCGAAGACGGCGGACTCCAGCACGAAGGCCACCATCTTCCAGACGGCGGCCTCCTGGAGGCGGGTGGCGAAGTCGACCTGCCAGGACCGGTGTCCGAGGTACAGGGCGACGACGACCACGGCGAGCACTCCGGAGGCGTGCACCCGCTCGGCCGCCGCGTACGCCACGAACGGGATCAGCAGGGAGAGGGTGTTCTGGAGCAGCGCCTCCTTGAGGTGGGTGCGCAGCCAGTGCAGCGGGACCATCAGCAGCAGGCCGACGAGGACGCCGCCGACCGAGGCGAGCAGGAACTCCCGCACCCCTTCGCCCCAGCTCATCCCCGCGCCCACGGCGGCTGCCAGGGCCACCTTGTAGGCGGTGATCGCGGTGGCGTCGTTCACCAGGGACTCGCCCTGGAGGATGGTGGTGACCCGGGCGGGGAGGCCGACCCGGCGGGCGATGGCGGCGGCGGTCACGGCGTCGGGCGGGGCGACGACCGCGCCGAGCACCAGCGCGGCGGGCAACGGCAGGTCGGGGACGAGGAGATAGGCGAGCCAGCCGACCGCGAGCGTGGCGAAGAGGACGTACCCGACCGACAGCAGCGCGACGGGTCTGGCGTTGGCCCGCAGGTCCAGGTAGGAGCTGTCCACGGCCGCGGTGTACAGCAGGGGCGGCAGCAGCAGCGGCAGCACGATGTGCGCGTCGAGCGTGTACGGGGGCACACCCGGCAGGTAGGCGGCCAGAAGTCCTACGGCAACCAGCAGCAGCGGCGCGGGCACAGGGGTGCGCCGCGCCGCGCCGGCTACCGCCGCACTGGCCGCGACCAGTGCGACCAGGGGCAATGCGTCCATCGGTCGGGTCCTCACATCCGTCGTAACCTGGCCATCATGAGTGAGTGCCCGCACGTATCCGAATTGCCCCGCCCCGAACCGACCCCGCTCAGTGCCACCTGCCTGGAGTGCCGGGACGCCGGGACGCACCCCGTGCAGCTGCGGCTCTGCCTGACCTGCGGGCACGTCGGCTGCTGCGATTCGTCACCGCTCCGGCACGGAACGGGACACGCCCGGGAGAGCGGGCACTGCGTCATGCGCAGCTTCGAGCCGGGCGAGAGCTGGCGCTGGTGCTACGAGGACGGTTCGATCGTCTGACGTCTGGGTACGTCAAACCGGCGCCGGTTCTTCGCAATTGTGCGCCACCGAACCCGAAGGCCTCTGCCGGCAAGGCCCGTCCCCGTCCGGCGCGAACCATGCCGGTCACGCCCCTAGCCACCGTCAGTACCCCCATGCTTACCATGTGTGACCCCCACCGGTTGGGCTCGCGGCGACACGGCATCATGTATCGCGATAGCGTCGCCCCGACCGAGAACCGACGACCGACCGAACGGTTGCGGACATGTTCCGGAACCTCGAACGAGTTTGTGCCACCTTGGAGGTGAGGGTGTCCCAGATCGCAGGCGAACCCGGGAACCAGGACTTCGTGGAGGTCCGGCTGCCCGCCGCGGGTGCCTACCTGTCGGTGCTGCGTACGGCCACGGCCGGCCTCGCGGCGCGCTTGGACTTCACTCTCGACGAGATCGAGGACCTTCGCATCGCGGTCGACGAGGCCTGCGCGATCCTGCTCCAGCAGGCCGTGCCCGGCTCCGTCCTCAGCTGCGTGTTCCGGCTCGTGGACGACTCCCTCGAAGTGACCGTGTCGGCCCCGACCACGGACGGCCGGGCACCCGAACGCGACACCTTCGCGTGGACGGTGCTCGCCGCGCTGGCGGGCAAGGTCGAGTCCACGGTCGCCGACGACCGGACGGTCAGCATCAGCCTCCACAAACAACGCGGCGCGGGACCCGGGCCGGCGTGAGCGACGGGAACGGGGAAGGTGCTGTGCGGGACGATTCGATCCGATCGGGGGCGGCGCACCCTACCGCCGTCCCCGAGCAACAGGCCCGCCCGCACCCCGTGGACGGGGCGGACGGGACGGACGGGCCCTCGGGGCTCACGGTCGCGGCGGAGCAGGCGGAGCGGGCGGGCCAGATGAGCGAGCACGGGCATCACGATCCCAACGACCGCAGCGGTGCGCGGGCGCTCTTCGTAGTCCTCCGGGAACTGCCGGACGGGTCACCGGAGAAGGCCGAGCTGCGCAACCGGCTGGTCCGGATGCATCTGCCACTGGTGGAGCATCTGGCCCGCAGGTTCCGCAACCGGGGCGAGCCGCTGGACGACCTCACCCAGGTCGCCACGATCGGCCTGATCAAGTCGGTGGACCGGTTCGATCCGGACCGGGGCGTGGAGTTCTCCACGTACGCGACACCGACCGTCGTCGGGGAGATCAAGCGGCACTTCCGCGACAAGGGCTGGGCGGTCCGGGTGCCGCGCCGCCTCCAGGAGCTGCGGCTCTCGCTGACCACGGCCACCGCCGAGCTCTCCCAGCAGCACGGCCGCTCGCCGACCGTGCACGAGCTGGCGGAGCGGCTCGGCATCTCCGAGGAGGAGGTGCTGGAAGGGCTGGAATCGGCCAACGCCTACAGCACCCTCTCGCTGGACGTGCCGGACACCGACGACGAGTCGCCGGCCGTCGCGGACACGCTGGGCTCGGAGGACGAGGCGTTGGAGGGCGTCGAGTACCGCGAGTCCCTGAAGCCGCTGCTGGAGGGGCTGCCGCCGCGCGAGAAGCGGATTCTGCTGCTGCGCTTCTTCGGCAACATGACCCAGTCGCAGATCGCCCAGGAGGTGGGCATCTCGCAGATGCACGTCTCCCGGCTGCTGGCCCGCACGCTGGCCCAGCTGCGCGAGCGGCTGCTCGTGGAGGAGTGAGGGCGCCGGGGCCGCTCGCCCGGGTCGGGCGGACGAGCCGGCGCGATCCTGACGAGAGACCGAAGGCCCCCGCTTCCCGGCGTGTACCGGGGGCGGGGGCCTTCGGCCGCCCGGAGTCGCGTGGGCGCTACTCGTCGCCGTCGGAGGCCGGACCCGGACGCCGGTCCATGCCCAGCTCGCGCGTGGTCGCCGGGTTGAAGAGCAGGACCAGCGCGGTGACCACGACGGCGGCGAGCACGATCCCGGTGGGGATCAGCGCGCCGTGGGACTTCAGCAGCGTGTAGGCGACGGGCGCCCCCATGATCTGCGTGATGACCGTGGGGCCCCGGCCCCAGCTGCGGCGCAGCAGCAGGCCCCGGGCACCCGCGAGCGGGATGAGGCCGAGCGCGATCAGGGTGGCTCCGCCCGTCACCGCCTGCGTGGGGCTCTGCGGGCGGCCGAGCATCCCCATCACCAGCATGTAGATCCCGCCGACGACGAGGGCCGCCCCTTCGAGGGCGGTGAGCGCGGCGAGGGCCTCGATGCGCCCCGGCTTCCCGGTCCGCTCCCCGGTCCGCTCCCCGGACGCGGGCAGCGGCGCGGACGACGGGGAGGGCGTGTTCGCTTGAGTACTCACGCGAGCCAGGTTGGCATCCCGCGGCCCGGAAAGCGAAGCCGGGGGCCGGTGCGCCCCTCCCGACACGCCCGGTCACGCCGGGTGACCGGGGTGCGGGCGATCACGGAGCGTGAGTGCAGGGGGGAGGGACTGCGGGCCGGTACCGCCTGGTAGGTAGGCTGGCAGTCATGCGCGCTCTCCTCGTGGTCAATCCCGCCGCCACCACCACCAGTGCGCGGACGCGCGACGTGCTCATCCACGCTCTGGCGAGCGAGATGAAAATCGAGGCCGTGACCACGGAGTACCGGGGCCACGCCCGGGATCTGGGACGCCGGGCGGCGGACTCCGGCTCCTTCGACCTGGTGGTCGCCCTCGGCGGTGACGGCACCGTGAACGAGGTCGTCAACGGACTGCTGCACCGGGGCCCCGACGACGGACTGCCGAGTCTCGCGGTGGTTCCCGGCGGCTCGACCAACGTCTTCGCGCGGGCGCTGGGGCTGCCCAACGACCCGGTGGAGGCGACCGGCGCGATCCTTCAGGCCCTGGCCGAAGAGAGCTCGCGGACGGTGGGGCTGGGGCGGGCGTTCGGTACGCCGGGCTCCGCCGACGAAGCGGTACCCGAACGCTGGTTCACTTTCTGCGCGGGCCTCGGCTTCGACGCCGGCGTGATCGGCCGGGTCGAACAGAAGCGCGAGGGCGGCAAGCGTTCGACCCACGCCCTCTACGTACGCCAGGTGCTCCGCCAGTTCGTCGACGAGCCGCACCGCCGCCAGGGCGTGATCACGCTGGAGGTGCCCGGCCAGGAGCCGGTGCACGAGCTGGCGCTGTCGATAATCTGCAACACCGCCCCCTGGACCTACCTGGGCAATCGCCCGATGTACGCCTCTCCGAAGGCGTCCTTCGACACCGCCCTGGACATCCTCGGCCTGAAGCGCCTCTCCACCGCGCAGGTGGCCCGCTACGGCACCCAGCTGCTCACTTCCAGTCCTGACAAGGGCCCGCGCGGCAAGCACGTGGTTTCACGGCATGACCTCACGGACTTCACCTTGCATTCAAAGGTCCCGCTCCCCTTCCAGATGGACGGCGACCACCTGGGACTGCGTACGAGCGTGACGTTCACAGGCGTACGCCGTGCACTGCGTGTGATTGTGTGAGCGGAAGAACCCAAAGTCCTTTAACTCGAACGTTTGGGCTGGTTCCCACCCCTAAGAAGTACGGCTGTGACGGAGCCGACACCGAGGAATCAAAAAAAACTTTCCAGAAGGGGTTGTATCCGTCGCCGAGGTTTGCGAATCTCTACATGGCGATCGGGACGGCCCGCAGCATCGGCCTCCACTGAGAGCCAGAACCCCTCCCCACTGTGCAGACCACGACCAGTTCGTCTGGGCGTAGGCCCTTCACCTGCGGGGGGATTCGTGAAAGCGTTCACATTCACAAGCAACAAGCATGTAATACCAAGGAGAGGTAGCAGCCATGGACTGGCGTCACAACGCCGTTTGTCGTGAGGAAGACCCCGAGCTGTTCTTCCCCATCGGCAACACCGGTCCTGCGCTGCTGCAGATCGAGGAAGCCAAGGCCGTCTGCCGTCGCTGCCCCGTCATGGAGCAGTGCCTGCAGTGGGCGCTCGAGTCCGGCCAGGACTCCGGCGTCTGGGGTGGCCTCAGCGAGGACGAGCGCCGCGCCATGAAGCGCCGCGCCGCTCGCAACCGGGCGCGCAACGCCAGCGCCTGATTCGACGCCCCCGCGACAAAGCCTCAGCCCGGCGGCGCGTACGCAGCGTACGCACAGCCCCGCCTTCGAGTCGCAGCGCGCAGTACCCCGTAGCGCAGAAGAACGTGCTTGAACCGAAAGGCCCGGACCGTCACCACGGTCCGGGCCTTTCGGTGTGCCGTGCGGCCCCCGGCTGACGGGGGCCGCGCCTGGGGCGGGTTTCAGCGGTCGGCGCTGACCGGGAGGTCGAGCAGCACCTGGGTGCCGCGTTCCGGGGCGGCCACCATGTCGAAGCTGCCGCCCAGTTCGCCCTCGACCAGCGTGCGCACGATCTGGAGTCCCAGGTTGCCGGCCTTACGGGGGTCGAAGCCCTCGGGGAGACCGCATCCGTCGTCCTGCACGGTGATGAGCAGCCGGCCGTCCCGGGACGATCCGCCCCGCACCGCGGAGACCTCGACCGTGCCGCTGTCGCCCTCGCTGAACGCGTGTTCCAGGGCGTTCTGCAGGACTTCGGTGAGCACCATGGAGAGCGGGGTGGCCACGTCCGCGTCCAGGACGCCGAAGCGTCCGGTGCGCCGGCAGGTGACCTTGCCGGGCGAGATCTCGGCGACCATGGAGATGACCCGGTCGGCGATCTCGTCGAACTCGACGCGCTCGTCCAGATTCT
The DNA window shown above is from Streptomyces sp. NBC_00247 and carries:
- a CDS encoding family 2B encapsulin nanocompartment shell protein encodes the protein MSVGEEVRDTQGTPQQSLGTAAARNLATTTKSAPQMQEITSRWLLKMLPWVQVQGGTYRVNRRLSYSVGDGRVTFVQTGDRVAVIPAELGELPALRDYADEEALAELARRCEQRDVAAGEVIAASGDAADRVYLLAHGRVEKIGTGPYGDETVLGVLADGSYFGDHSLVEGDAQWEYTTRAATACTLLTLSRADVLNLAERVGTLRDHLAGLLAIPQQRTNKYGEAAIDLSAGHVGEALVPHTFVDYDASPREYELSVAQTVLKVHSRVADLYNQPMNQTEQQLRLTVEALRERQEHELINSREFGLLNNCDYGQRLQPHAGVPSPDDMDELLSRRRGSKLFLAHPRAIAAFGRECNRLGLVPESVDVGGQHVPAWRGVPIFPSNKIPITEARTTSIICMRTGESEQGVIGLQQTGIPDEIEPSLSVRFMGIDEQAIISYLVTAYYSAAVLVPDALGILENVEVSRWH
- a CDS encoding Rrf2 family transcriptional regulator, whose translation is MRLTRFTDVALRVLMRLAVTKNGEAPTTREVASVMRVPYTHTAKVVARLQHLGLVEARRGRGGGLALTGAGRTASVGGLVRELEGAGDVVECEGDTPCPLLAACRLRGALRRAQEAFFTELDPLTVTDLVASPTGPLLIGLGAGPADTG
- a CDS encoding globin domain-containing protein produces the protein MLSEQSTATVRAALPAVGAAIGDIAGLFYQKLFAAHPELLRDFFNRGNQAAATQQRALAGSVAAFATMLVEHPDTRPDVMLSRIAHKHASLGVTAGQYEVVHTHLFAAVAEVLGDAVTPEVAAAWDEVYWLMANALIAVEDRLYAERGVAAGQVWQEWEVAGRTEETADVTTFTLRPADGTPAPAFRPGQYVSVQVELPDGAHQIRQYSLSGAPGAPVRSITVKRVHGGDGPDGEVSAHLHAHARPGDRLRVSLPYGDLTLGASAGAEPAAPLLLASAGIGCTPMLSFLEHLAATGHDAPVTVVHGDRFPADHALRADHARLTAGLKAGAAHFWYEHPEAGHPTERTGLVDLGGLTVAPGTHAYLCGPLPFMRAVRTQLLAKGVPAADIHYEVFGPDLWLAQD
- a CDS encoding 1-aminocyclopropane-1-carboxylate deaminase/D-cysteine desulfhydrase, whose product is MSPTDPPADPAAPTGPAPTAADPASVLRPRLPSPLVAAPDERFGRHGVTLLLKRDDLIHPDLPGNKWRKLAPNLAEGAGRPVLTFGGAYSNHLRATAAAGRLLGFATIGVVRGDELAGRPLNPSLARCAADGMRLHFVDRGTYRAKDEPRVLAALLDRFGDVRVIPEGGSNARAAQGCTELGRELRGRTEVAAVACGTGGTLAGLAAGLDPGGRALGVAVLRGGFLSDAVRDLQRDAFGGPAGRWSVEDRFTFGGYARTTPELHAFADDFEDRHQLPVERIYVAKLLFALTALAGEGAFAPGTRVTAVITGRPEAEPGA
- a CDS encoding Na+/H+ antiporter produces the protein MDALPLVALVAASAAVAGAARRTPVPAPLLLVAVGLLAAYLPGVPPYTLDAHIVLPLLLPPLLYTAAVDSSYLDLRANARPVALLSVGYVLFATLAVGWLAYLLVPDLPLPAALVLGAVVAPPDAVTAAAIARRVGLPARVTTILQGESLVNDATAITAYKVALAAAVGAGMSWGEGVREFLLASVGGVLVGLLLMVPLHWLRTHLKEALLQNTLSLLIPFVAYAAAERVHASGVLAVVVVALYLGHRSWQVDFATRLQEAAVWKMVAFVLESAVFALIGLQMPFVLKGLGTYAVWDALRYSVAVFVAVVVVRFLWVYPSTYLPRALSARIRAREPETNWTSPLIVGWAGMRGVVSLAIAFSIPMTMHDGEPFPARNLVLFLTFTTVIGTLVVQGLSLPLLVRLLKLPGPDPQAQTLAEAQAQSEASTAAEQRLDDLLSDQRNSLPEPLADRLRTVMERRRNAVWERLGAANPLTGESADDTYRRLSRDMIEAEREVFVRLRDDRRIDDEMLRTLLRRLDLEEAAAYRESDAG
- a CDS encoding UBP-type zinc finger domain-containing protein, with the translated sequence MSECPHVSELPRPEPTPLSATCLECRDAGTHPVQLRLCLTCGHVGCCDSSPLRHGTGHARESGHCVMRSFEPGESWRWCYEDGSIV
- a CDS encoding anti-sigma regulatory factor — encoded protein: MSQIAGEPGNQDFVEVRLPAAGAYLSVLRTATAGLAARLDFTLDEIEDLRIAVDEACAILLQQAVPGSVLSCVFRLVDDSLEVTVSAPTTDGRAPERDTFAWTVLAALAGKVESTVADDRTVSISLHKQRGAGPGPA
- a CDS encoding RNA polymerase sigma factor SigF, with the protein product MDGARRAGGQGRVHGRRRPDGQHQPPQTTRRGTRAGVSDGNGEGAVRDDSIRSGAAHPTAVPEQQARPHPVDGADGTDGPSGLTVAAEQAERAGQMSEHGHHDPNDRSGARALFVVLRELPDGSPEKAELRNRLVRMHLPLVEHLARRFRNRGEPLDDLTQVATIGLIKSVDRFDPDRGVEFSTYATPTVVGEIKRHFRDKGWAVRVPRRLQELRLSLTTATAELSQQHGRSPTVHELAERLGISEEEVLEGLESANAYSTLSLDVPDTDDESPAVADTLGSEDEALEGVEYRESLKPLLEGLPPREKRILLLRFFGNMTQSQIAQEVGISQMHVSRLLARTLAQLRERLLVEE
- a CDS encoding diacylglycerol/lipid kinase family protein, with product MRALLVVNPAATTTSARTRDVLIHALASEMKIEAVTTEYRGHARDLGRRAADSGSFDLVVALGGDGTVNEVVNGLLHRGPDDGLPSLAVVPGGSTNVFARALGLPNDPVEATGAILQALAEESSRTVGLGRAFGTPGSADEAVPERWFTFCAGLGFDAGVIGRVEQKREGGKRSTHALYVRQVLRQFVDEPHRRQGVITLEVPGQEPVHELALSIICNTAPWTYLGNRPMYASPKASFDTALDILGLKRLSTAQVARYGTQLLTSSPDKGPRGKHVVSRHDLTDFTLHSKVPLPFQMDGDHLGLRTSVTFTGVRRALRVIV
- a CDS encoding WhiB family transcriptional regulator, yielding MDWRHNAVCREEDPELFFPIGNTGPALLQIEEAKAVCRRCPVMEQCLQWALESGQDSGVWGGLSEDERRAMKRRAARNRARNASA